Proteins from a single region of Streptomyces spinoverrucosus:
- a CDS encoding glutamate-5-semialdehyde dehydrogenase, protein MTTLSPYDSMSPVTQAAYRAKAAAADLAPLPRAVKDDALLAIADALEVRTSEIVEANAKDVAKAREAGTSEAIVDRLTLTPERVRAIASDVRDVVALPDPVGEVVRGSTLPNGIDLRQVRVPLGVVGIIYEARPNVTVDAAALCLKSGNAVLLRGSASAYESNTALVRVIRDAVGGAGLPADAVQLVPGESRESVRELMRARGLVDVLIPRGGASLIQTVVQESTVPVIETGTGNCHVYVDAHADLDTAIEILLNSKAQRVSVCNAAETLLVHQDIAARFLPRALDALAEAGVTVHADERVMAYAKDSKATVVEATAEDWETEYLSYDIAAAVVDSLDKAVEHIRLWTSGHTEAIVTTSQQAARRFTQLVDSTTVAVNASTRFTDGGQFGFGAEIGISTQKLHARGPMGLPELTSTKYIVTGDGHVRR, encoded by the coding sequence ATGACCACGCTCTCTCCGTACGACTCCATGTCCCCGGTCACCCAGGCCGCCTACCGTGCCAAGGCCGCCGCCGCCGACCTCGCGCCGCTGCCCCGGGCCGTGAAGGACGACGCGCTGCTCGCCATCGCGGACGCGCTGGAGGTCCGTACGAGCGAGATCGTCGAGGCCAACGCCAAGGACGTGGCCAAGGCCCGCGAGGCCGGCACCAGCGAGGCCATCGTCGACCGGCTGACCCTCACCCCGGAGCGCGTCCGGGCCATCGCCTCCGACGTGCGGGACGTCGTCGCGCTGCCCGACCCGGTCGGCGAGGTCGTGCGCGGCTCGACCCTCCCCAACGGCATCGACCTGCGCCAGGTCCGCGTCCCGCTGGGCGTCGTCGGGATCATCTACGAGGCCCGCCCGAACGTCACCGTCGACGCCGCCGCGCTCTGCCTGAAGTCCGGCAACGCCGTCCTGCTGCGCGGCTCGGCCTCCGCCTACGAGTCGAACACCGCCCTCGTCAGGGTCATCCGGGACGCCGTCGGCGGCGCCGGGCTGCCCGCCGACGCCGTGCAGCTGGTGCCCGGCGAGAGCCGCGAGAGCGTGCGCGAGCTGATGCGCGCCCGCGGCCTGGTCGACGTACTGATTCCGCGCGGTGGGGCCTCGCTGATCCAGACGGTCGTCCAGGAGTCCACGGTCCCCGTGATCGAGACCGGCACCGGCAACTGCCACGTCTACGTCGACGCCCACGCCGACCTCGACACGGCGATCGAGATCCTGCTCAACTCCAAGGCGCAGCGGGTCAGCGTCTGCAACGCCGCCGAGACGCTGCTGGTCCACCAGGACATCGCCGCCCGGTTCCTGCCGCGCGCCCTGGACGCCCTCGCGGAGGCCGGGGTGACCGTGCACGCCGACGAGCGGGTGATGGCGTACGCCAAGGATTCCAAGGCGACCGTCGTCGAGGCCACGGCGGAGGACTGGGAGACCGAGTACCTGTCGTACGACATCGCCGCCGCCGTCGTGGACTCGCTGGACAAGGCCGTCGAGCACATCCGGCTGTGGACCTCCGGCCACACCGAGGCCATCGTCACGACCTCCCAGCAGGCCGCCCGCCGCTTCACCCAGCTGGTGGACTCCACGACGGTCGCGGTGAACGCCTCGACCCGTTTCACGGACGGCGGCCAGTTCGGCTTCGGCGCCGAGATCGGCATCTCCACGCAGAAGCTGCACGCCCGCGGCCCGATGGGTCTGCCCGAGCTGACCAGCACGAAGTACATCGTCACCGGGGACGGTCACGTACGGCGCTGA
- the proB gene encoding glutamate 5-kinase: MREARRIVVKVGSSSLTTATGGLDADRVDALVDVLAKIRSGGEREIVLVSSGAIAAGLAPLGLRRRPTDLARQQAAASVGQGLLVARYTASFARYGVRVGQVLLTSDDMSRRAHHRNASRTLDKLLAMGALPVVNENDTVATDEIRFGDNDRLAALVAHLVHADLLVLLSDVDGVYDGDPSKPGTSRIAEVRVPSDLSGVEIGSAGKAGVGTGGMVTKVEAARIAAAAGIPVVLTSAIHAADALTGQDTGTYFHPTGKRSAHRLLWLQHASTPQGALTLDDGAVRAVVERRKSLLPAGIAAVEGEFSAGDPVELRDGRGHAVARGLVNFDAKEIPQLIGRSTRELARDLGPAYEREVVHRDDLVVLHH, from the coding sequence GTGCGCGAGGCCCGCAGGATCGTCGTCAAGGTGGGTTCCTCGTCGCTGACCACCGCAACCGGCGGACTGGACGCGGACCGGGTCGACGCGCTCGTCGACGTCCTCGCCAAGATCCGCAGCGGTGGGGAGAGGGAGATCGTGCTGGTCTCCTCGGGTGCCATCGCCGCCGGACTCGCCCCGCTGGGCCTGCGTCGCCGCCCCACCGACCTCGCCCGCCAGCAGGCCGCCGCCAGCGTCGGCCAGGGGCTGCTCGTCGCCCGCTACACCGCCTCCTTCGCCCGCTACGGCGTCCGCGTCGGCCAAGTGCTGCTCACCTCGGACGACATGAGCCGCCGCGCCCACCACCGCAACGCCTCCCGCACCCTGGACAAGCTCCTGGCCATGGGCGCCCTCCCGGTCGTCAACGAGAACGACACCGTCGCCACCGACGAGATCCGCTTCGGCGACAACGACCGGCTCGCCGCGCTCGTCGCCCATCTCGTCCACGCCGACCTGCTGGTCCTCCTCTCCGACGTGGACGGCGTGTACGACGGCGACCCCAGCAAGCCCGGCACCTCGCGGATAGCGGAGGTGCGGGTGCCGTCGGACCTGTCCGGTGTGGAGATCGGCAGCGCGGGCAAGGCCGGCGTCGGCACCGGCGGCATGGTCACCAAGGTCGAGGCCGCCCGGATCGCCGCCGCCGCGGGCATCCCGGTCGTCCTCACCAGTGCCATCCACGCCGCCGACGCGCTGACCGGCCAGGACACCGGCACGTACTTCCACCCCACCGGCAAGCGCTCCGCCCACCGGCTGCTGTGGCTCCAGCACGCCTCCACGCCGCAGGGTGCGCTGACGCTGGACGACGGTGCCGTGCGCGCGGTCGTGGAGCGCCGCAAGTCGCTGCTGCCGGCCGGAATCGCCGCCGTCGAGGGCGAGTTCAGCGCGGGCGACCCGGTCGAACTGCGTGACGGCAGGGGGCACGCCGTGGCGCGCGGGCTGGTCAACTTCGACGCCAAGGAGATCCCGCAGCTGATCGGCCGCTCCACGCGGGAGTTGGCGCGCGACCTCGGCCCCGCGTACGAGCGCGAGGTCGTCCACCGGGACGATCTGGTGGTCCTGCACCACTGA